A genomic segment from Gilvibacter sp. SZ-19 encodes:
- a CDS encoding DNA helicase PriA, with protein MEAAQPKSKSELKKACINCGAELLYAPGTTELQCEYCGHSETITAATNSFEELELRPYLEELGHLSHSEVISLIQCKNCGANQHIEENYKSLHCVYCSMPLIIEDQQKEAWILPGALVPFQLTKEKAHSIFKSWVKKLWFAPNKLKKAALDPQFTKGLYVPYWTFDAQLYATYTGQRGDYYYVSVPYTTTVNGKTVTRMRQERRTRWTPASGSISGFVDDTLIKASEQKSGRIPSKIARWNLMELKPFDSSFLAGFVTEKYTIPLKEGHLESNIEAKRIAHRWVCRDIGGDTQRVSSLNMKLTDETFKHILLPIYISAYTFKGKQYNFFVNGQTGALSGQRPYSFWKIFFLVVGIIAAIVLIIILLDQAEQQ; from the coding sequence ATGGAGGCTGCACAGCCCAAGTCTAAATCAGAATTAAAGAAAGCCTGCATCAATTGCGGGGCGGAACTCCTATATGCGCCTGGAACAACCGAGTTGCAGTGTGAATATTGTGGTCACAGCGAAACCATTACAGCTGCTACAAATAGTTTCGAAGAATTGGAGCTTCGGCCCTATTTGGAGGAGCTTGGGCATCTTTCACACAGCGAGGTCATCTCACTAATTCAATGCAAGAACTGTGGTGCAAACCAGCACATAGAGGAGAATTATAAGTCCCTGCATTGTGTGTATTGCAGCATGCCGCTGATTATTGAAGATCAGCAGAAGGAAGCATGGATCTTACCTGGAGCTCTCGTTCCTTTTCAATTGACCAAGGAAAAGGCACATTCCATATTCAAATCTTGGGTCAAAAAGCTGTGGTTTGCTCCGAATAAGCTCAAAAAAGCAGCGCTAGATCCGCAGTTCACCAAAGGCTTATATGTTCCCTATTGGACCTTTGATGCCCAACTTTACGCGACCTATACCGGACAACGAGGAGACTACTATTATGTGTCCGTGCCCTATACGACCACCGTAAACGGAAAAACGGTTACCAGGATGCGTCAGGAACGCAGAACACGTTGGACTCCGGCAAGCGGGAGCATTTCTGGTTTTGTAGACGATACCTTGATCAAAGCTTCGGAACAAAAATCTGGGCGAATCCCTAGTAAGATCGCCCGCTGGAATTTAATGGAGCTCAAACCCTTTGACAGTTCCTTTTTGGCCGGATTTGTGACAGAGAAGTATACCATTCCACTTAAAGAAGGACATTTAGAATCCAATATAGAGGCCAAACGCATCGCTCACCGTTGGGTGTGTAGAGATATAGGCGGAGATACCCAGCGTGTTTCATCCCTTAATATGAAACTCACAGACGAGACCTTTAAGCATATTCTACTGCCCATCTATATCAGCGCATATACTTTTAAAGGCAAACAATACAACTTCTTTGTCAATGGACAGACAGGAGCGCTCTCTGGTCAACGTCCGTATTCCTTCTGGAAGATCTTCTTTTTGGTAGTGGGAATTATAGCAGCCATAGTGCTTATCATTATCTTATTGGATCAGGCGGAGCAACAATGA
- a CDS encoding SPFH domain-containing protein, with protein sequence MGLFDKIREKLSNEFIDIVEWLDYTDDTICHRFERYQNEIKNGAQLIVREGQMAVFINEGELADVFEPGTYTLNTENLPILATLKGWKYGFNSPFKAEVYFVNTHLFTDEKWGTKNPITLNDDRFGLVEIRAFGTYAFKISDPGKFIVDIVGTDNNFTNFEINEHLKSLIATRFTDTIGEANLPIELYAANSTELSETCQEVMQPEFASVGISLEKFFIENVSMPEDLKKEIFEYSRIDKLDLDKLAKFKAAKAIEAAAANEGGTAGAGMGMGMGFVLAQQMGGLMGGAGQATAPAAAPTGAVPPPMPTAVQYYYAYNGQQAGPVSFEQLRALFANRTVNKDSLVWKQGMSGWAPLKDVEELKAFLGGATPPPLPA encoded by the coding sequence ATGGGCCTTTTTGACAAGATTAGAGAGAAACTCAGCAACGAATTCATTGACATTGTTGAGTGGCTGGATTACACGGACGACACCATCTGTCATCGTTTTGAACGCTACCAGAATGAAATAAAGAACGGCGCACAACTCATAGTGCGAGAAGGGCAAATGGCGGTCTTTATCAATGAAGGAGAACTGGCCGATGTATTCGAACCTGGAACCTACACCTTAAACACAGAGAACTTACCTATACTGGCTACTTTAAAAGGATGGAAATACGGGTTCAACAGTCCGTTCAAGGCCGAGGTTTACTTTGTGAATACCCACCTTTTCACCGACGAAAAATGGGGCACTAAAAATCCGATCACACTTAATGATGATCGCTTCGGATTGGTGGAGATCCGCGCTTTTGGAACCTACGCCTTTAAGATCAGTGATCCCGGGAAATTCATAGTAGACATTGTTGGAACAGACAACAATTTTACCAACTTCGAGATCAACGAACACCTAAAAAGTCTAATTGCCACGCGCTTTACCGACACCATTGGAGAAGCCAACTTACCCATAGAACTCTACGCAGCCAATTCCACAGAATTGAGTGAGACCTGTCAAGAGGTTATGCAACCGGAATTTGCAAGTGTTGGTATTTCTTTAGAGAAATTCTTTATCGAGAATGTCTCCATGCCAGAAGACCTTAAAAAGGAGATCTTCGAATATAGCCGCATTGATAAATTGGACCTGGACAAACTTGCCAAATTCAAAGCCGCTAAAGCCATTGAGGCGGCAGCCGCCAATGAAGGCGGAACTGCCGGCGCCGGCATGGGCATGGGTATGGGATTCGTACTGGCCCAACAAATGGGAGGCCTTATGGGTGGAGCAGGACAAGCAACAGCGCCTGCAGCGGCTCCCACAGGAGCCGTGCCGCCGCCAATGCCAACAGCAGTACAATACTATTACGCCTACAATGGTCAACAAGCGGGCCCAGTTAGTTTTGAACAGTTGCGCGCCCTTTTTGCCAACAGGACAGTAAACAAGGATTCCTTGGTTTGGAAGCAAGGCATGAGCGGCTGGGCACCACTAAAGGATGTAGAAGAACTCAAAGCCTTTTTAGGAGGAGCGACCCCACCGCCACTACCTGCTTAA